The Hyalangium gracile nucleotide sequence GCGCTACGAGGCCGAGCGGACCGCCATCGTCGCCCAGCGCGAGGCGCTGGTGCAGCGCCAGCGCACCCTGTGGCTGGTGTTCTCGGGCACGCTGATCGGGTTCCTCGTCTTCGTCTCGCTGACCACCATCGTGCTCACCCACCGGGTGGCCGGGCCGCTGATGCGCATCCGCCGCATGGTGAAGGACGTGGCCGCCGGGCAGATCCGTCCGCCGCCCTATGGCCTGCGCGAGACGGACGAGCTCAAGGACATCTTCGACGCCACGCGTGGCATGATGCACGTGCTGCGCAAGCAGCACGAGGATGACGTGCTGGTCATCTCGCACGCGCTGGAGCGCGCGCAGGCGGAGGGGGTCAAGGGCGAGTGGGTCGACGACCTGCGCACCCTGGAGTCCCGTATCCGGGGCCGGCTCTGACGCCCGAGCCGGGACGCGGCGGCTGACGTCTAAGCGACGCTCCGTGAATTCCGCGCCGCTTGGCTGTTGTCAGGAAGGCATTCGCTGCGCATTAAAGGGGTTCTCCGCCATGAGCTGGCGCGGGGGAGGACCTGCTTGCACGACGCCTTCAAGGGCACGCTACCGCCTGGGCAGAAGATCGACCTGACGAACTGTGATCGGGAACCCATCCACATTCCCGGCCACATCCAGGCCCACGGCGTGCTCCTGGCGCTGGAGCCCTCGAGCCTGAACATCCTCCAGGCGAGCGACAACACGCTCCAGTACCTGGGGGTGCCCGTGGACGCCGTCCTGGGCAAGGGCGTGGATGCCCTGCTGGACACCGAGCAGCTGGTCTTCCTGCGGAGCACCCTGCGCACCGAGCGGCTGGAGGACAACCCGCTCTACGCCTTCACCGCCTACGTGCTCGGCAGCGGGCCCTTCCACGTCATCGTCCACCTGCATGACGGGCTGCTCATGATGGAGCTCGAGCCGGTGCGCGCCAGCTCCGTGCGCCAGCCGGACTTCTATGAGCTGATGAAGCGCGGCGTGGCGCGCTTCCAGTCCGCTCGGACGGTGCGCGAGTTCTGCCAGATGGTGGCCGAGGAGATCCGGCGCGTCAGCGGCTACGACCGGGTGATGATCTACAAGTTCCAGAAGGACTGGAGCGGCCACGTCATCGCGGAGGACATGGCCCGGGACATGGGCCTGCCCTCGTACCTGGATCTCCACTACCCGGCGAGCGACATCCCCTCCCAGGCGCGGGCGCTCTTCCTGCTCAACACGGTGCGGATGCTGCCGGACGCGCAATACGCCCCCTCCCGGGTGGTGCCGGAGCTCAACCCGCTCACGGGCAAGCCGCTGGACATGAGCTTCGGCTTCCTGCGCGGCGCCTCGCGGATGTACACCGAGTACCTCATCAACATGGGCGTGAGGGCCTCGCTCACCCTGGCCATCTCTGCGGGCGACAAGCTGTGGGGCCTGGTGGCGTGCCACCACTACAGCCCCCGTCAGGTGCCGTATGACGTGCGCACCGCGTGCGAGGTGATGTCCCGCGTCGTCTCGCTGCAGGTGGTGGACAAGGGCCGCCACGAGGACGCGCGCTACCGGGAGCGGATGAGCAACGTCCACCGGTGCATGGTCCAGAGCGCGGCCCGGCAGGAGCGTCTGCTGGAGGTGCTGACCGCGTGCCAGCCCGGGCTGGGAGACTTCATGGAGTGTGGCGGCGCGGCCATGCTGGCCGAGGGCGAGTGCCGGCTGCTGGGGACCACCCCGAGCGAGGCCCAGGTGCGCCTGCTGGTGGAGTGGCTCAGGAGCTCGCACGGCAGCGAGCTCTTCGCCACGGACATGCTGCCGGAGCTCTACCCGCCCGCGGAGGCCTTCAAGGACACCGCGTGTGGCGTGCTGGCAGTGCCCATCTCCCGCCCGCGGGGAGAGTACGTCCTGTGGTTCCGGCCGGAGACGATCCAGACCGTCAACTGGGCGGGCGATCCCTACAAGCCCGTGGAGATCGGGCCCA carries:
- a CDS encoding methyl-accepting chemotaxis protein translates to MRDNSQQDGSKKRRWRNFLIEPKFQLKFAAYLIAVTLVVAAVLGVFLFKNTQALLDEASHSLEARSRAAEASRELSNTALSNELIKKMGDPVFVAQLQSTSKAIDERYEAERTAIVAQREALVQRQRTLWLVFSGTLIGFLVFVSLTTIVLTHRVAGPLMRIRRMVKDVAAGQIRPPPYGLRETDELKDIFDATRGMMHVLRKQHEDDVLVISHALERAQAEGVKGEWVDDLRTLESRIRGRL
- a CDS encoding ATP-binding protein, with product MHDAFKGTLPPGQKIDLTNCDREPIHIPGHIQAHGVLLALEPSSLNILQASDNTLQYLGVPVDAVLGKGVDALLDTEQLVFLRSTLRTERLEDNPLYAFTAYVLGSGPFHVIVHLHDGLLMMELEPVRASSVRQPDFYELMKRGVARFQSARTVREFCQMVAEEIRRVSGYDRVMIYKFQKDWSGHVIAEDMARDMGLPSYLDLHYPASDIPSQARALFLLNTVRMLPDAQYAPSRVVPELNPLTGKPLDMSFGFLRGASRMYTEYLINMGVRASLTLAISAGDKLWGLVACHHYSPRQVPYDVRTACEVMSRVVSLQVVDKGRHEDARYRERMSNVHRCMVQSAARQERLLEVLTACQPGLGDFMECGGAAMLAEGECRLLGTTPSEAQVRLLVEWLRSSHGSELFATDMLPELYPPAEAFKDTACGVLAVPISRPRGEYVLWFRPETIQTVNWAGDPYKPVEIGPMGDRLTPRKSFELWKQTVERRSLPWLDVELEAAQLLRDALTEIVFRRSEEISRLNLELFRSNEELDSFAYVASHDLKEPLRGIYNYATFLTEDYAQTLDEEGRQKLATVVRLSKRMQALIDSLLHFSRLGKSPLHLEPLELGALVNDALEMVGARVTETGTEVSIPRPLPTVHADRTGLLEVYSNLLSNALKYNDKPERKVELGYVAAGEPGFPKEAEGARLCLYVKDNGIGIPEDSREEIFRLFKRLHPQTEYGGGTGMGLTIIRKVIERHGGRIWLASREGAGTTFYFTLGRE